Below is a window of Littorina saxatilis isolate snail1 linkage group LG2, US_GU_Lsax_2.0, whole genome shotgun sequence DNA.
cacacacccacacggcacacccacacatgaacacacacatgaacacacacacgaacacacacacacacacatgaacacacacacacacacacacacacacacacacacacacacacacacacacggcacgcacacacactatgacAGTATTTTAAAATATCGCGAGACTTGACGTTGATTGACGAGGCTCTTTTACGCGTCAGACTGTGCTGCCTGAAAAGTCATCGTGACATGAAAAGATTCAAAGACAGGTACATAATTGACCTCTTTATCCACCCTATCACTTAACAACAAGTTGACAGTCGTTGACACGATAATGGCGACATCGTTGTGACATATCTGCCGCTTACGTGCATTAGCGGTTAGTTCTTATGTTTTGCTCAGCTCTGTTTGAAATGTACGGCACTATTCATATTGATGATACCGGCACGGtcggcctagtggtaaggcgtccgccccgtgatcgggaggtcgtgggttcgaaccccggccgggtcatacctaagactttaaaattggcaatctagtggctgctccgcctggcgtctgggattatggggttagtgctaggactggttggtccggtgtcagaataatgtgattgggtgagacatgaagcctgtgctgcgacttctgtcttgtgtgtggcgcatgttatatgtcaaagcagcaccgccctgatatggcccttcgtggtcggctgggcgttaagcaaacaaacaaacaaacaattcctATTGACTGCTGCTTGAAGGGCCTGATGATAGGAGATCATGTAAGGATATGATTTTAAGGGCTTATGACGGTAACGCCACAATAAGCAATCGTCGCAGTtcatatacagagagagaggatgagggGTCATTTACATAATATCTGGTTTGAAAAACGCCTGCTGCGCGTTTCCAAATACGGATTACATGAAACAATTATTAAGCTCTTGTCGACAAAAACGTTAAAAAGTAAAGCAAAAGTATAGACCTTTTCAATAGGGAAAACACGTTTTGCCCTTTTTGAACTTAAAAGAAACCActttttcaaacaaacaaagtaacaATCACGACGACGTCACATTTCACAAGTTTTATTATGCTATCCTATCTTCGTTGTCAATCTGATTTGTTTACTTCTGTATGCCGCAGAAAAGATCAGTTTCCAGGTGGAACATCAGCTTGAAACAGTAGGGGATGTCGAAACAAATGCCTAAGTGACTTCGAGTCAGAAGCAACTAGATTGAGAGACATTAacagaggaggggggagagggggggaatTGAGATGTGACTGGATAAAACTAGTGAGGAGGGTTGGGGCGAGGAAGGTTTGAAAGGAAGGATGGAAGGCGGACAAGAATAGATGAAATTCTACATCAGTCACGTTTACCGGTAACGCCACAATAAGCAATCGTCGCAGTtcatatacagagagagaggatgagggGTCATTTACATAATATCTGGAATGGGAACAATCATATCTCGTATTTCCATTCTTATGTCTACTAAACATAATGAGCGAGGTTCACAGCAAAGCAAAAATCAAGTCATGAACCCAAGAACTCGAAGAGCAGAGCAGATCATGCGTCAACAACATTCCCTCGTGACGTCGCAGCACAAGCTTTGGTAAATGTACACGTGGCACATCAACAGCATCTCAGATTATTGATCGTAGATGATCCAGTTAATGGCACAGTTTCTCGTGTACATGTCATGAACCCAAGTAGATCGGTCTCCGAGAGAAAAACTGATCATGCGTCAACATTCCCTCGTGACGTCGCAGCACAAGCTTTGGTAAATGTGCACGTGACACAACAACAGTATCTCAGATTCTTGATCGTGCTAACATAGGCATGACGAAAGACGGTGTTCATGACGCCATAGATGATCCAGTTGATGGCACAGTTGACGAAAAGGCACAGCGTAGAGGTCACAGGAAGCTCAGGCGGAACAGCTTCTTTGAGAAGAACTGTGAGGATGAGGGTGACGGCAAAAGGTGTGTACAGCACGAAGAAACAGATGAAGACAACGAGGAGAGATCGTACAAGAGCCATCTCCGACACAGTCTGCTTTCTGTCAGTCGCAGTGCCCATTCGCCGAGCTCGGACATGGGATGATTTCTTTTTGGCGGTTTCACGTGCAGAGCCACAACAATCTTCAGAGAGATTTGTTTCAATATGGCGCCGCATGTCTTTTCCTTTGTCAACAGTAAGATCATCGGCATCCGTTGTCTCTCTCTGGGTGCGCGTGTCTGCATCTGCTGAAGTGTCCGTATCGTCTAAGTTATGAACACAGCGAGAACTCACACCGCCAGTAGAAAGGTCTTCGTCAAGTCTGGATGTTACAGGAGTCTGGACACGAGTGTGAGGAGCTGCGTTTGGCAACAGTGTTCGGAACCGAAAAGGCCAGCGGAGAACTTTCTTGCCGGACTTTTGTGGCTTTTCGCTTGATGTCTGGCTACCGAGTTTATCCACATAAGATGTCAAGTCTGGTTGGTTATTTTTACCTTCTACGTCATCCGAAACAGTCGTGACGGAAACAATGGATGACGTCATGTCAGAGTTCAACTTTCCAGCGACCCGTTCGACGGGAGGACCCACATCCTTGTCAACCTCTGTGCTTTCTTCCTTCGCGGTGTTATTTCTCTCATTGGGCAGAACTTCCACAGATACAGATGTACAACCCTTCTCCTTGCCCTGGACCTTCCTCCTCTCCTTCCCCTTGTGACGTTGCAGCTGTCTTCGAGTGTCTCGCCAGCGTCTAAAAATAGCCGCGTTGAAATAACCAATCAGAAACACCGGCAAAATGAGCATAAGCATCATGGCAACAGTTCCGTATCCGGCGTACTTTCTTCCAGCGCGAGCGTTGCAGATGTGGGATCCGGGATCGTAGCCGTAAGAAGGCACTGCAGGCAAGAAGAAAGGCAGGTTGAGAACTATCCCGGTCGCCCAAAGCAGCAGGCAAAATATCTTGTTGCGGCGCGGGGAGAAGAGACGGTGGAAGACGTTGGAGTGACAGACCTTGGCGTATCGGTTGAAGGAGATGAGCGTCATACTGAGGACAGATACGCTGTAGCCCACGCTCAGCACGAACCCGTTCAATCTGAAATCATAATACAAAGGGATTACTTTGAGGCAGGATGGAGAGGAGAGGTGCCAGATACCTTCATTTCTATTTTGAGATAGGTATTTCAAGGCTAAAGAAGATGAGCAAGCCCCAACCTATCTAATCAGTAGTGAGAGACGTCAACCTACATCGTCATTGTTGTCATGAAAATCGTCGTTGTTCTGGTCAATCGAAGTAGCACTAGCAGTCATCTCAGACTTCATTTAAGCTTCCGACTTTTTCtctctaccaccaccaccaccactaccaccaacaccatcatcatcatcatcatcatcatcatcatcatcatcatcatcatcatcaccatcatcatcatcatcaccatcatcatcatcatcatcatcatcaccatcatcatcatcatcaccatcaccatcaccgtcaccatcatcatcatcatcatcatcatcatcatcatcatcaccaccgccCTCCTTAATGACATCACTAAATACAAAGACGAACACACATACTGGCAGTGCAAAGTACCAGCCACAGGATGCCTGTTCCACAGCAGGTCCACCACAACGAAGGGCACACCACAGCAGACGACCACCAGGTCAGCCAACGCCAGATTGGCGATGAAGATGTTGCTGACCCCTCTCACATCCCTCCTGCTCCTCCACATCACCGCCAGCAGCAGCCCGTTGCCAAGGATACCGCTGAGCAGCACAGCGATGCCAATAGCGACGAGAACGATGTGAAGAGATTGGTTGAACGGCGTGCCGATGAACTCAGTTTGATTCAACATGATGAACTAGCTGCGTCCGTGTGGTTAGCAGCTTGTAAACCACAACTTTCAACCAAACAAGCAACGTGAAAGCAATGGTGTATTCGTGAAATCGAGTAATCTGTCATGCCAGGAAACAAATCCTGAACTGCAATCCTTGTCACCGTGACTATCTTCATCTGTACTAATAACTAGATCGGTCAGAACAACATTGAAGAACATACATCTGTTTTGCAGCTTGCCCTTA
It encodes the following:
- the LOC138958693 gene encoding G-protein coupled receptor 84-like, with the translated sequence MLNQTEFIGTPFNQSLHIVLVAIGIAVLLSGILGNGLLLAVMWRSRRDVRGVSNIFIANLALADLVVVCCGVPFVVVDLLWNRHPVAGTLHCQLNGFVLSVGYSVSVLSMTLISFNRYAKVCHSNVFHRLFSPRRNKIFCLLLWATGIVLNLPFFLPAVPSYGYDPGSHICNARAGRKYAGYGTVAMMLMLILPVFLIGYFNAAIFRRWRDTRRQLQRHKGKERRKVQGKEKGCTSVSVEVLPNERNNTAKEESTEVDKDVGPPVERVAGKLNSDMTSSIVSVTTVSDDVEGKNNQPDLTSYVDKLGSQTSSEKPQKSGKKVLRWPFRFRTLLPNAAPHTRVQTPVTSRLDEDLSTGGVSSRCVHNLDDTDTSADADTRTQRETTDADDLTVDKGKDMRRHIETNLSEDCCGSARETAKKKSSHVRARRMGTATDRKQTVSEMALVRSLLVVFICFFVLYTPFAVTLILTVLLKEAVPPELPVTSTLCLFVNCAINWIIYGVMNTVFRHAYVSTIKNLRYCCCVTCTFTKACAATSRGNVDA